One window from the genome of Fulvivirga lutea encodes:
- a CDS encoding M48 family metallopeptidase, whose amino-acid sequence MNSESILYIIIGIVTFDFFFNQALDLINLKARKRNLTEEAKEFYDEETYARSQEYQSVRSKFSFLSSSISFIASILILALGGFGYLDSLLRPMIESELVLSLAYFGVLYILADLFSLPFSLYSTFVIEERFGFNKTTLKTFVLDKVKGYVLAAIIGGLLLSALIFLIQTLGNSFWIYFWVIAAVFILFTNLFYTSLILPLFNKLTPLEDGELKDRIIQYANSVNFPLDNIYVIDGSKRSSKANAFFSGLGKTKKIVLYDTLINNHTIDELVAVLAHEVGHFKKKHIVFGLFISIGQIGLMLFIMSLLIFDKETSLALGGSQWAIHLNLLAFGILYSPISTVLGILGNMLSRKNEFEADDYAKSTFDSLSLQKALKKLSVDNLSNLYPHPAYVFVHYSHPPLLTRLANLRK is encoded by the coding sequence ATGAATTCAGAATCCATCCTCTACATTATCATAGGAATAGTAACATTTGACTTCTTCTTTAATCAAGCGCTAGATTTAATTAATCTCAAAGCAAGAAAAAGGAACCTCACAGAGGAAGCCAAGGAGTTTTATGATGAAGAAACTTATGCCAGGTCCCAAGAATACCAGTCAGTCAGAAGTAAATTCTCGTTCTTAAGTTCATCTATTAGTTTTATTGCCTCTATTCTTATTTTAGCATTAGGTGGATTTGGTTATTTGGATTCGCTATTAAGGCCAATGATTGAATCAGAACTTGTATTATCGCTGGCTTATTTTGGCGTACTCTACATTTTGGCTGATTTATTTTCTTTGCCATTTTCATTGTATTCAACTTTTGTAATTGAAGAGCGTTTCGGGTTTAATAAGACAACTTTAAAAACGTTTGTTCTCGATAAGGTTAAAGGATATGTGCTGGCAGCAATTATTGGAGGTCTTTTGTTATCTGCGCTTATTTTTCTCATTCAAACCCTGGGCAACAGTTTCTGGATTTACTTTTGGGTTATAGCAGCTGTTTTTATCCTTTTCACCAATCTTTTTTACACTTCTTTAATTTTACCATTGTTCAATAAATTAACTCCATTAGAGGATGGCGAGCTGAAAGATCGAATAATTCAATATGCTAACTCTGTGAATTTTCCACTCGACAATATTTATGTGATTGATGGCTCCAAGCGTTCAAGCAAGGCCAATGCATTTTTCTCAGGGTTAGGTAAGACTAAGAAAATTGTGTTGTATGACACACTTATAAATAATCATACTATTGATGAATTAGTGGCTGTATTGGCTCATGAGGTAGGTCATTTTAAAAAGAAGCATATAGTATTTGGTCTGTTTATCTCAATAGGCCAAATAGGGCTCATGCTTTTTATCATGTCTTTATTAATTTTTGATAAGGAGACCTCATTGGCGCTCGGTGGAAGTCAGTGGGCTATTCATCTGAATCTCCTGGCCTTTGGAATTTTGTACTCGCCAATTTCTACTGTATTAGGAATACTTGGCAATATGCTAAGTAGGAAAAATGAATTTGAAGCAGATGATTATGCTAAATCAACATTTGATTCATTGTCACTACAAAAAGCACTGAAGAAGCTGTCGGTAGATAATCTGAGTAACTTATACCCACATCCGGCCTATGTTTTTGTTCATTACTCACATCCGCCTTTACTCACCAGACTCGCTAACCTTCGAAAGTGA
- a CDS encoding TM2 domain-containing protein, translating into MRLLFLCVFLFSIAHSGIGQQLHNELEFLNYLMNTRNYNDAEVLLNNIKPDTQSEMDSVYYLTGKIHYLNQNLDLAVNEFNKLNNSLTKPIHSYSKFYNALCKAYQGKYESGLTDLNSLSLNDSLLINLRKLELGGIYLLQRDLKSFNDISTSYQGNYYQTSSQEKSLMLIGEDLSQRKEKSPFVAGLMSAIIPGSGRMYAGKTGMGIATLLTTAILGLQTWEGYDKDGIDSPRFIIFGSLFSLAYVGNIWGSVFTVKISNNDFNKAVNNRILIDLHIPLRNIID; encoded by the coding sequence ATGCGATTATTATTTCTTTGCGTATTTCTATTTTCAATAGCACACTCCGGCATAGGTCAGCAACTTCATAATGAACTAGAGTTTCTGAACTATTTAATGAATACGAGAAACTATAATGATGCTGAAGTATTGTTAAATAATATCAAACCTGATACTCAAAGTGAAATGGATAGTGTCTATTACTTAACAGGTAAAATCCACTACTTAAATCAAAATCTAGATTTGGCAGTCAATGAATTTAATAAGCTCAACAACAGTTTAACCAAGCCTATACATTCATACAGCAAGTTTTACAATGCACTTTGCAAAGCTTATCAAGGAAAATATGAAAGTGGACTGACTGATTTGAATTCACTTAGCTTAAACGATAGCCTGCTTATCAATCTAAGGAAATTAGAACTTGGCGGAATATACTTATTACAACGGGATTTAAAATCCTTCAACGACATTTCAACTTCTTATCAAGGTAATTATTATCAAACATCATCACAAGAAAAGTCTTTAATGCTAATTGGTGAAGACTTAAGCCAAAGAAAAGAAAAGTCACCATTCGTAGCTGGATTGATGTCTGCCATAATCCCAGGGTCTGGTAGAATGTATGCAGGAAAAACAGGTATGGGAATCGCCACTTTACTTACAACCGCTATACTCGGACTACAAACCTGGGAAGGATATGATAAAGACGGAATTGACAGCCCAAGATTTATCATATTTGGCTCATTATTTTCATTAGCCTATGTTGGCAATATTTGGGGCAGTGTGTTTACAGTTAAAATTTCTAATAATGACTTTAACAAGGCAGTTAACAATAGGATACTTATTGATCTGCATATTCCTTTGCGCAACATCATCGATTAA
- a CDS encoding fumarate reductase/succinate dehydrogenase flavoprotein subunit encodes MKLDSKIPEGPLAEKWSKHKFNVKLVNPANKRKYDIIVVGTGLAGASAAASFGELGYNVKAFCFQDSPRRAHSIAAQGGINAAKNYQNDGDSVFRLFYDTIKGGDYRSREGNVHRLAEVSVNIIDQCVAQGVPFAREYGGLLANRSFGGAQVSRTFYARGQTGQQLLLGAYSALSRQVANGKVKMHTREEMLDLVMVDGKARGIVTRNLITGKIESHSAHAVVLATGGYGNVFYLSTNAMGSNVTAAWRAHKKGAFFANPCYTQIHPTCIPVSGDHQSKLTLMSESLRNDGRVWVPKSKEDAEKIRKGQLKPTDLPEDKRDYYLERKYPSFGNLVPRDVASRNAKEACDDGRGVNSTGLAVYLDFADAIKRDGEDVISAKYGNLFDMYQQITGENPYKTPMKIYPAVHYTMGGLWVDYNLMTTVPGLYAIGEANFSDHGANRLGASALMQGLADGYFVIPYTIGDYLSGVPYDKVSTDHEAFKTAEKEVSDRINKLLSINGNKTVDEFHKDLGHIMWEYCGMSRSEAGLKKAKEDIKKLREEFWSNVKVVGANEELNMSLEKANRVADFLELGELMIDDAQNRSESCGGHFREESQTEEGEAKRKDDEFSYVAAWEYTGPEQPEKLNKEDLVFENVKLTQRSYK; translated from the coding sequence ATGAAGTTAGATTCTAAAATACCTGAAGGACCGCTGGCCGAAAAATGGTCGAAGCACAAATTCAATGTAAAACTGGTTAATCCAGCCAATAAGAGAAAGTATGACATTATTGTTGTAGGTACTGGATTAGCCGGAGCATCTGCTGCGGCCTCATTTGGAGAATTAGGTTATAACGTAAAAGCATTCTGTTTCCAGGATAGCCCAAGAAGAGCACACAGTATCGCGGCTCAGGGAGGAATAAATGCTGCCAAGAACTACCAAAATGATGGTGATAGTGTTTTTAGATTATTTTATGATACCATAAAAGGTGGAGATTACAGATCTCGTGAAGGTAATGTTCATCGTCTTGCAGAAGTAAGTGTCAACATTATTGACCAATGCGTGGCACAAGGTGTGCCGTTCGCCAGAGAATATGGAGGATTGTTAGCTAACCGTTCGTTTGGTGGGGCTCAGGTATCACGTACATTTTATGCTCGTGGCCAAACCGGTCAGCAATTATTATTGGGTGCTTACAGTGCATTGAGCCGTCAGGTAGCTAATGGAAAAGTCAAAATGCATACTCGTGAAGAAATGCTCGACTTGGTAATGGTAGATGGAAAAGCTAGAGGCATTGTAACGAGAAACTTGATTACAGGTAAAATAGAATCCCACAGTGCTCATGCAGTGGTACTGGCTACAGGTGGCTATGGTAATGTATTTTACTTATCTACTAACGCCATGGGCTCAAACGTAACGGCCGCATGGAGAGCACATAAAAAAGGCGCATTCTTTGCCAACCCTTGCTACACACAAATTCACCCAACTTGTATTCCCGTTTCAGGTGATCATCAATCAAAATTAACCTTGATGTCTGAGTCATTGAGAAATGATGGTAGAGTTTGGGTACCAAAATCGAAAGAAGACGCAGAAAAAATCAGAAAGGGGCAATTGAAACCAACCGATCTCCCTGAAGATAAAAGAGATTACTACTTAGAGAGGAAATATCCTTCATTCGGTAACCTAGTTCCACGAGATGTTGCCTCAAGAAATGCAAAAGAAGCGTGTGATGATGGCAGAGGTGTGAACTCAACAGGCTTGGCCGTTTATCTCGACTTTGCAGATGCTATCAAACGTGATGGCGAAGATGTAATCAGTGCTAAGTATGGTAACTTGTTTGATATGTATCAGCAAATTACTGGCGAGAATCCATATAAAACACCAATGAAGATTTATCCTGCGGTTCATTATACAATGGGTGGTCTTTGGGTAGACTATAATTTAATGACTACTGTACCTGGCTTATATGCCATCGGTGAGGCTAACTTCTCCGACCATGGTGCAAACAGACTTGGCGCCAGTGCCTTAATGCAAGGTTTGGCAGATGGTTACTTTGTAATTCCTTACACTATAGGCGATTATTTGTCAGGTGTTCCTTATGATAAAGTTTCAACAGATCATGAAGCATTTAAAACTGCGGAGAAAGAAGTTTCTGACAGAATAAATAAGCTACTTTCAATCAACGGAAACAAAACTGTTGACGAGTTCCATAAAGACTTAGGCCACATTATGTGGGAGTATTGTGGAATGTCTCGTAGCGAAGCAGGACTCAAAAAAGCAAAAGAAGATATCAAGAAACTTAGAGAAGAGTTTTGGAGCAACGTAAAAGTCGTTGGAGCTAACGAAGAGCTGAACATGTCATTAGAAAAAGCCAATAGAGTGGCTGATTTCCTTGAGTTAGGAGAACTAATGATTGATGATGCTCAAAACAGATCAGAATCTTGCGGGGGTCACTTTAGAGAGGAATCTCAAACGGAAGAAGGTGAAGCGAAACGTAAAGATGATGAGTTCAGCTATGTTGCAGCTTGGGAATATACTGGCCCTGAGCAACCTGAAAAATTAAATAAAGAAGATCTCGTCTTCGAAAATGTTAAATTGACACAACGAAGCTATAAATAA
- a CDS encoding succinate dehydrogenase/fumarate reductase iron-sulfur subunit translates to MKIKLKVWRQKNTQDKGGFQTYNLDDVSPDMSFLEMFDVLNENLVREGKDPVHFDHDCREGICGMCSMYINGHPHGPKQTTTCQLHMRSFKDGDTITVEPWRAKAFPVVKDLVVDRSSFDRVMQAGGYVSVNTGGVPDANEIPIPKKVADEAFDAATCIGCGACVAACKNASAMLFTSAKISQLALLPQGQVERKTRAEKMVAQMDAEGFGACTNTGACSAECPKGISLENIARMNREYLSAKASSDNI, encoded by the coding sequence ATGAAGATAAAATTAAAAGTCTGGAGACAGAAAAACACTCAAGATAAAGGTGGATTCCAAACTTACAATTTGGATGATGTATCACCCGACATGTCTTTCTTGGAAATGTTCGATGTGCTAAATGAAAATCTTGTACGTGAGGGTAAAGACCCAGTTCATTTCGATCATGATTGCCGCGAAGGTATTTGTGGAATGTGCAGTATGTATATTAACGGGCATCCACACGGACCAAAACAAACTACTACTTGCCAACTTCACATGAGAAGTTTTAAAGATGGAGATACAATTACGGTTGAACCATGGAGAGCCAAAGCTTTCCCTGTTGTTAAAGACTTAGTAGTGGACAGATCGTCATTTGACAGAGTTATGCAGGCTGGTGGCTATGTTTCTGTAAATACCGGAGGGGTACCTGATGCCAATGAAATTCCTATACCGAAGAAAGTTGCAGATGAAGCGTTTGACGCGGCTACTTGTATTGGTTGTGGGGCTTGTGTTGCAGCTTGTAAAAATGCATCGGCTATGCTATTTACCAGTGCTAAAATTTCTCAATTAGCTCTATTGCCACAAGGTCAGGTGGAGAGAAAAACAAGAGCTGAGAAAATGGTAGCTCAAATGGATGCAGAAGGCTTTGGTGCTTGCACAAATACAGGTGCATGTTCGGCAGAGTGTCCAAAAGGTATTAGCTTAGAGAATATTGCACGAATGAATCGTGAATATTTAAGCGCTAAAGCTAGTTCGGATAACATCTAA
- a CDS encoding succinate dehydrogenase cytochrome b subunit yields the protein MSWFSNAMSSTLGRKVIMALTGLFLITFLIVHLSGNFQLLLDDGGKAFNIYAKFMTTNPIIKTTSYLLYTTFIVHIVWAIILTVQNKAARPVGYASEDNASTWSSRNMGILGTIIFIFLVIHLRSFWYEMHWGGIGTKTYDGEVYKDLYSVVNASFSELWYVVLYTVAMVGLMFHLYHGFKSAFQTLGLNHPKYNGLIKGVGYGLAIIIPALFAAIPIIMFLK from the coding sequence ATGAGTTGGTTCTCAAACGCAATGTCAAGTACTCTAGGAAGAAAAGTTATTATGGCTCTTACGGGGCTCTTCCTAATTACCTTTTTAATTGTCCATTTATCTGGAAATTTCCAGCTTCTGCTGGATGATGGTGGTAAGGCGTTTAACATATACGCTAAGTTTATGACAACAAACCCTATTATTAAAACAACCTCCTATTTATTGTACACCACCTTTATAGTCCACATAGTTTGGGCTATTATTTTAACTGTGCAAAATAAGGCTGCTAGACCAGTTGGTTATGCAAGTGAAGATAATGCCAGCACGTGGAGTTCAAGAAACATGGGCATTTTAGGTACCATTATTTTTATTTTTCTTGTGATCCACTTAAGAAGCTTCTGGTACGAAATGCATTGGGGTGGAATAGGTACAAAAACATATGATGGTGAAGTGTACAAAGATTTATACTCCGTTGTAAATGCATCCTTTTCTGAATTATGGTATGTTGTTCTATATACTGTAGCTATGGTGGGCCTTATGTTTCACCTATACCATGGGTTTAAAAGTGCATTTCAAACACTTGGCTTGAACCATCCTAAATATAATGGGTTAATTAAAGGAGTAGGTTATGGCTTAGCAATCATAATTCCGGCATTATTTGCTGCCATTCCAATCATTATGTTCTTAAAATAA
- the yidD gene encoding membrane protein insertion efficiency factor YidD has translation MLRILTSLVFCLLLASFSAQAQSTSDLLKIATHIPASALPDHSYEKHEKKKLSVINAINPLYWTYKGGLAFYQKHISAQLSSTCIYETSCSRFGKKLFDEYGPIKGVFLSVDRIGRCNRLTHSQALPTSMNDQGKIIESIEDYSNKH, from the coding sequence ATGCTAAGAATATTAACTAGTCTGGTATTTTGCCTGCTTCTCGCCTCATTTAGTGCGCAAGCTCAATCAACATCTGATTTATTGAAAATAGCAACGCATATTCCTGCTAGCGCCTTGCCAGATCATTCTTACGAAAAGCATGAGAAAAAGAAGTTAAGTGTAATTAATGCGATTAATCCGTTATACTGGACTTACAAAGGTGGCCTTGCCTTTTATCAAAAACATATTTCAGCTCAGTTATCTAGCACTTGTATTTATGAAACCAGCTGCTCAAGGTTTGGAAAAAAATTATTTGATGAGTACGGACCGATAAAAGGTGTTTTTTTGTCTGTTGATAGAATTGGTAGATGCAACAGGCTTACTCACTCGCAAGCTCTTCCAACGTCAATGAACGATCAAGGTAAGATCATTGAATCCATTGAAGATTATTCCAATAAGCATTGA